The nucleotide sequence AATAGTTTCTAGGTCACTTTCCAAAATCCTTCTTTTTCGACAAAAAAATGAAGCAGTGGCCAAATATTTCTATCCTAATTTACCACCGCTTCGGGACCTGTTCCAGATTACTTTTTTCCTAACTTTATAGTACTTAAGACCTATAAAAGTTAGCGGATCTTTTTATTCCACCTAATTCTTTTTAGTTCCTCAAGGAGATTCTCGTTAAGAACCCGGATGTAAGTTCCTTTCATTCCCAGGGACTTTGCTTCAATTACTCCTGCGCTCTCGAGCTTACGTAAAGCATTTACAATTACAGAACGGGTAATCCCAACCCGATCTGCAATCCGGCTAGCCACAAGTAACCCTTCGGAGCTTCCCAGTTCAAAAAAGATGTGTTCGGCGGCCTCCATTTCCGAAAAGGAAAGTGTCCCCAAAGCAATCTGTACGGCCGCCTTCTTTCTTGTATCCGCCTCCACACGCTCGGTTTTAATCCGCATGATTTCCATTCCTACGACGGTAGCTCCGTGCTCAGCCAGGACCAATTCAGCCGGTCCTACATCAGACCCAATTTTTGTTAGAATCAAACTTCCCAGGCGTTCTCCTCCCCCGAAAATGGGGATAATAGTCATTTTTTTGTCGTTTAATGGGCATTTTTCGGAGGAGTGAAAAAAACAGGTATTGGCCTGCTGGGAAATGTTTGCCTTTGTTTCTGTGATGAGAAGGAGTTCCTGGTTGTAGCTCTCCGGAAAACATTCACTATGCAGAATAATATCCGTCATAATGTCACAGGTGAAGCCTTCCAAAAAATTATACCCTAAAATTTTTCCCCGCCGCCCGACCAAATAAATGTTTACCTCAATGTTTTCGCTGAGAACCTGAGCTATTGCCGGGAAATCTACCGGATTACCTGCCGCTTTTTGAATTAATTTATTAAGTGTCCGGGTTTTCTCTAATAGGGCCTCCATTATCATCCCCTCTCCGCTTCTAGAGTATGTATCTACTTAAATCATCGTCTTTGAGAATCTCGGCCAGTCGCGTCGCAACATAGTCTTTGTCAATGGTTATTTTCTTTTTATTTTGAGAGATTTCAGGTGCCTGGAAAGAAATTTCTTCGAGTATTTTTTCCAGTACAGTGTGGAGCCGGCGTGCTCCAATGTTTTCTGTTCTGGCGTTAACAAGGTAAGCTATTTCTGCAATTTCTGCGAGTGCATCCGGAGCAAATTCGATTTCCAGGCCCTCAGTACGCAAAAGCTCAGTATACTGCCGGATCAAAGAATTATGAGGCTCTGTTAAGATTCGCAAAAAGTCGTCTTTAGTCAGGGGTTTAAGTTCAACTCTAATCGGAAACCGTCCTTGCAGTTCAGGAATTAAGTCAGATGGTTTAGCAAAATGAAAAGCGCCTGCGGCGATAAATAAAATATAGTCGGTTTTTACCGGACCATATTTTGTCATTACCGTAGAACCCTCTACAATGGGTAAAATATCCCGTTGGACCCCACCCCGCGAAACATCGGGCCCGTAATTTGTTTCACGACCTGCGATCTTATCAATCTCGTCCAGGAAAATAATACCCGTCTGTTCCGCGCGTTCAATTGCCTGCGCGACCACTTCATCCATATCAATTAGTTTTTGGGCCTCTTCCTGGGCTAAGATCCGGCGTGCCTCCTTAATTGGCACCTGACGTTTCCTTTTCTTCTTAGGTAAAATGTTACCTAGCATATCCTGGAGATTAATGCCCATTTCTTCCATTCCCCCGGCAGAGAAAACCTCTAACATTTGCGGGGCCCTTTCTTCGACTTCTATTTCAATATATTTCTCTTCTAGTTCTCCCCTCCGCAACTTTTCTGCAAGTTGCTGGCGCCGCTGCGTTCTGATGATTTTCTCTTCTTCGTGTTCTTCGTTGCTCTGCATCTTTTCGATTTCGCCAAATAAAAGCTCAAGCGGGTTTTTTGGTGCCTGCTGACGCCGGTAGGGAGGAAGCAGGAGGTCCAGAATCTTTTCTTCGGCTAATTTTTCGGCTTTTTCGGCTACCTTTGCCAGTTTCTCATTTTTTACCATGCGAATGGAAACTTCTACTAAATCCCGTATCATTGATTCCACATCGCGTCCTACATATCCGACCTCTGTAAATTTTGTAGCCTCTACCTTAACAAAAGGAGCATTTACCAGCTTCGCCAGGCGCCGTGCGATTTCCGTTTTCCCGATTCCAGTTGGCCCGATCATGATGATATTTTTTGGAACAATCTCATCCTGAAGTTCTGCGGGCAATCGCCGCCTGCGGTATCTGTTTCTCAAGGCAATTGCAACGGCTTTCTTAGCTTCTTCCTGACCTACAATGTACCGGTCGAGCTCTGCAACAATTTGTTGTGGAGTCAGTTCTTCCATCCCTTTTCTCCCCTATATTTTTTCAACGGTAATAAAGTCGTTCGTATAAACACAAATCGAAGCTGCAATTTCTAAGGCTGAATGAACAATGCGAGAGGCTTCTAAGGAAGTGTGACGGAGAAGCGCCCGTGCCGCAGCTAAAGCATAGGGTGCACCCGATCCGGCTGCGGCAATCCCATCATCAGGCTCGATAACTTCCCCGCTTCCCGATATGATCAGGAGGTGTTCCCGGTCCGCAACGACCAGTAAAGCTTCTAAACGTCGCAGCATACGGTCCAGGCGCCACTCCCGCGCCAATTCTACTGCTGCACGCAAGAGATTACCACGGTACTCATCAAGTCTTCTTTCAAATTTATCAAAAAGGGTTAGAGCGTCGGCTACAGAACCAGCGAACCCTGCCAAAACCTGGTCGTTGTACAGCTTTCGGATCTTGCACGCACGTTCTTTCATGATCGTATTATTTCCCAGGGTAACCTGTCCGTCACCCCCTATTGCGACCTGTTCCCCTCGTTTGACGGCAATTATCGTTGTTCCGAAAATCAATTGGCCGGTCACTCCCTCCTCCTTTAATCTCTGGTAAAGTTTTTGCTCTTGGGTGAGACTTTTCGTAAACCAATTTGATCCGTTCACCTGAGACATGTGTATAAATTTGAGTACTCGATATTCTCTGGTGTCCTAAAAGTTCTTGAACAGACCGGAGATCTGCTCCTCCTTCTAAAAGGTGCGTGGCAAAAGTATGGCGTAGAGCATGGGGTGTTAGATTGCGGTTTGGGCTAATCTGTCTTAAATATTTCGAAATTATACCATAGGCGCCGCGCGTGCTTAAACGCTTTCCTCTCCAATTGACAAAAAGGGGTTCCGAGGTAACAGTTTGTAACTTTTTAGTAATAAGCGGGCGTGCCCTGGTTACGTAAGTTTCCAGCGCTTCTGCCGCGAAAGAGCCAAAAGGTACAATCCGCTCCCTCTTCCCCTTTCCTTTTAATAAAAGACAACGAAGCGAAAAATCTATATCTCCGAGGTTAATTTGGACTGCTTCACCGACCCTTAACCCCGAACTGTAAAGTAACTCCAACAGGGCCCGGTCTCGCAGGTCCAGAACGCTCTTTTGTTCCAGCGATGAGAAGAGATTGTTAATTTCTTGCGGGTAAAGAAAATGAGGTAAGCGTTTAGTTCTTTTAGGGGTACGAATTAAATTTAAAGGGTTTGCCTCAATTATTTTTTGTTCTGAAAGATATTTAAAAAAAGTACGCAAGCAGGCAAGCCTGCGGGCAACCGTACTCCGCGCATAGCCGGCCTCATACAAGGCGGACAGGTACTCCCGGATATTTTTTGTATCTACCTGGGCAGGTGCTGCGATTTTTATAGACTTTAAAAAATTAAAAAAATGTTCTAGATCTGAAAGATAGTTAAGAATGGTCTTTTTGCTCAGGCCTTTATGGTTCTTCAAATAATTATCAAATTGATTTTCCAATTCTTGAAAAATGCCCATTATCAAACAAAACCTTTCTGTATACAACACATGCTAGCATAGAATACGAAATTCGACAAGTCTATTTGTCTAAATTTTCTAGGAATTTAGTCCAAG is from Bacillota bacterium and encodes:
- the codY gene encoding GTP-sensing pleiotropic transcriptional regulator CodY → MEALLEKTRTLNKLIQKAAGNPVDFPAIAQVLSENIEVNIYLVGRRGKILGYNFLEGFTCDIMTDIILHSECFPESYNQELLLITETKANISQQANTCFFHSSEKCPLNDKKMTIIPIFGGGERLGSLILTKIGSDVGPAELVLAEHGATVVGMEIMRIKTERVEADTRKKAAVQIALGTLSFSEMEAAEHIFFELGSSEGLLVASRIADRVGITRSVIVNALRKLESAGVIEAKSLGMKGTYIRVLNENLLEELKRIRWNKKIR
- the hslU gene encoding ATP-dependent protease ATPase subunit HslU, translating into MEELTPQQIVAELDRYIVGQEEAKKAVAIALRNRYRRRRLPAELQDEIVPKNIIMIGPTGIGKTEIARRLAKLVNAPFVKVEATKFTEVGYVGRDVESMIRDLVEVSIRMVKNEKLAKVAEKAEKLAEEKILDLLLPPYRRQQAPKNPLELLFGEIEKMQSNEEHEEEKIIRTQRRQQLAEKLRRGELEEKYIEIEVEERAPQMLEVFSAGGMEEMGINLQDMLGNILPKKKRKRQVPIKEARRILAQEEAQKLIDMDEVVAQAIERAEQTGIIFLDEIDKIAGRETNYGPDVSRGGVQRDILPIVEGSTVMTKYGPVKTDYILFIAAGAFHFAKPSDLIPELQGRFPIRVELKPLTKDDFLRILTEPHNSLIRQYTELLRTEGLEIEFAPDALAEIAEIAYLVNARTENIGARRLHTVLEKILEEISFQAPEISQNKKKITIDKDYVATRLAEILKDDDLSRYIL
- the hslV gene encoding ATP-dependent protease subunit HslV, yielding MIFGTTIIAVKRGEQVAIGGDGQVTLGNNTIMKERACKIRKLYNDQVLAGFAGSVADALTLFDKFERRLDEYRGNLLRAAVELAREWRLDRMLRRLEALLVVADREHLLIISGSGEVIEPDDGIAAAGSGAPYALAAARALLRHTSLEASRIVHSALEIAASICVYTNDFITVEKI
- a CDS encoding tyrosine recombinase XerC; amino-acid sequence: MGIFQELENQFDNYLKNHKGLSKKTILNYLSDLEHFFNFLKSIKIAAPAQVDTKNIREYLSALYEAGYARSTVARRLACLRTFFKYLSEQKIIEANPLNLIRTPKRTKRLPHFLYPQEINNLFSSLEQKSVLDLRDRALLELLYSSGLRVGEAVQINLGDIDFSLRCLLLKGKGKRERIVPFGSFAAEALETYVTRARPLITKKLQTVTSEPLFVNWRGKRLSTRGAYGIISKYLRQISPNRNLTPHALRHTFATHLLEGGADLRSVQELLGHQRISSTQIYTHVSGERIKLVYEKSHPRAKTLPEIKGGGSDRPIDFRNNDNCRQTRGTGRNRG